The following nucleotide sequence is from Mycobacterium sp. Z3061.
CGAGGACGCGGTGAACGCCGTCGGCGTGGATCTCAACACCGCCTCGGTGCCGCTGCTGGCCCGAGTCTCCGGCATCTCCGAATCGCTGGCGGAGGCCATAGTCGCGCACCGCGACCACACCGGCCCGTTCGCGAACCGGCGAGCGCTGCTGGACGTTCCCCGCCTCGGGCCCAAGGCATTTGAACAGTGCGCGGGCTTCCTGCGAATCCGTGGCGGTGACGATCCGCTCGATGCCTCGGGTGTGCACCCGGAGGCCTACCCGGTGGTGCGGCGGATCCTGGACCGCTCGGGCGTCACATTGGCGGAGATCATCGGCGACGAACGTGCGTTGCGCAAGCTTCGCCCCGCCGACTTCGCTGACGACAGGTTCGGTATTCCCACGGTGACCGACATTCTGGCCGAACTGGAAAAGCCGGGCCGCGACCCGCGTCCGGCCTTCACCTCCGCGACGTTCGCGACCGGCGTCGAGAAGGTCGCCGACCTCAAGCCGGGCATGGTGCTGGAAGGCGTGGTCACCAATGTGGCGGCTTTCGGCGCCTTCGTCGACGTCGGCGTGCATCAGGACGGTCTGGTGCACATCTCCGCGATGGCCGACCGCTATGTGTCGGATCCGCACGAGGTGGTTCGCTCCGGCCAGGTGGTGCGGGTGAAGGTGATGGAGGTCGACGTTGAACGTCAGCGCATCGGGCTGAGCCTGCGCCTGGGCGATCAGCCGCAGCGCGACAAGCGGCCGGATCGAACGGCAGCGTCCCGTCCCGGGGGCAAAAGCTCACCGCAGCAACGAAATTCGCAGCACTCCGGGAATTCCCGGCGCAGGGCGCCCGAGCCGTCGGGCAATTCGATGGCGCAGGCCCTGCGGGACGCGGGCTTCGGGCGGTGAACTCCGACGCGTAGTACTACTCATCCGGCGGTCCGGCCGGCTGGGCATGCTGGACGAATGCCCCTCGCTACTTCCCTGCCTGATCCTGCTGTGCTCGCATCCGACCGCAAGCGCGACCGTGCCGTTGACGTCGCGCGCCTGACCGCTTTGGTCGTGGTGATGTTCGGGCACTGCGCGCTGTTGCTGGCCACCATCGATTCCGGTGGCATCCGGATCGGCAACCTGCTCGGAGCCATTCCTGCAATCGCGCCCGTGACCTGGGTGGTTCAGGTGATGCCGTTGTTCTTCCTGGCCGGTGGCGCCGCGGGCGCCTACGGCTGGCATTCCGGCTCGGCCTGGGGTTCGTGGTTGTTCGCCCGGGCGCAGCGCCTGTGCCGGCCGGTGTTCTGGTACCTGGCGGCGTGGACGCTGGCGCTGGTGGTGGTGCGGCTCACGGTCGGGGACGAATCCGCCGACGGCCTCGGACGCGAGTGCGTGGCGCTGCTGTGGTTTCTCGGCGTCTACCTGGTGGTACTGGCTTTCGTCCCGGCGTTGACCCGGTTGCGGTCGGGACGGGCGGCAGTGCTGACCGTGGTGGGTCTGCTCGTGGCCGCGTACGTGGTCGACAGGATCCGTTTCGCGGTGGGAACACCCGAGTCCGGTGTCGCCAACTTCCTGGTCGTCTGGTTGATTCCGGTGGTGATCGGGGTTGCCTACGCCCGTGGGCTGACCAGCGTTCGGGCGGCGGTGGCCGCCGCGGTTTCGGCGCTCACCGCGCAGGTCGCGCTCGCTCTCGCCGGCACGTATGAGGTTTCGCTGGTGGTGACCGGCGCGGAGAAGGTGTCGAACGTGTCGCCGCCGACGCTGTTGCTGGCGTTGCACTGCACCTGGATGTCGTGTGCCTTCGTGGCCGCCGCGGCGCCGATCCGCCGCTGGGCACAACGTCCCAGGGTCTGGCGCGCTGTCGCGGTGGGCAACGGGGGAGCGATGACGTTGTACCTGTGGCACATTCCGGCGATCGCGATCGCCGCCGTCGGTCTGAATGCCGTGGGCCTGGACGCCTATGACGTGCACGCCCCGGGGTTCTGGGCGCTGCTCGCTCTGCGGGGGGTGGTTTTCGCCGCCGTCATGGCTTTGATGTTCCGGCTGCTCTCGCCCCTGGAGCACCGGCGCCTGCCCTGGTGGGACGCGCCGGTCCGGATCGCGGGGATCGGCACCACGGTCGCCGGGGGGTTGATCTGCATTGCCGGGATTGCCCTGGTGCTGATGGCCAAGAACGGTCTGGCCGGTGCTGACGGTTGGGTGGCGCTGGGCGGCTTCCTGGCAGCGGCGGCGGTTGCGCGGGTGGTCAGTCGCGAGCCATCTGCGAGGCCGGCGCTGCCCAGTCGGTCGACACCGTCCGCTGTTTGATCAGCCACGTGCCCTCGGCGGGAACCAGCACGTCGCGGTAGCGCCCGAAATGGTCCAGCCCGACGTGGGTGACCACCGTGAAGTACGACGAGACGTGCGCTTGCTCCGCGGTGAGGTCGGCGAACCGCACGTTGGCCAGGATGTGCCGGACGACGGTTTTGCCGCCTGCACCGGCGGTGGTGGCTACATCGGCCGTCACACCACGCAGAAAACCGGCGATCTCCGTTCTGCCGCGTAGCGACCGCGAGCCGCGTATCTCCAGCAGGCCGTCGACGCAGAACGTCGCGGCGAGGTCGTCGACCCGGCCGGCGTCACCCGACCAGTTGTACCGTGCCAGCGTGTCGCGAATCTGTTCGCGCGCAACGAGTTCCCAGATCTCCACGGTTGTGGCGGCTCACCCGAAGGGACGGTTCTCGCGGATTCCGCGATACATTCCCCAGCGCACGATCAACGGCATCACCACATGCTCGACCGACCACAGCGGGAAGCGGAAGGCATGCCCGGTCGGGAAGAACACCTCCAGCCCGTCGCTCTGAACACCCACCAGCGAACCCCAGCGCCGCCCCGGCGCCTTGAAGGAACGCAACGGGCGGTCGGCGAACAGAGCGCGAATGTTCCGTGCTACCAACCCATCTCCGCGGTTGCGCGCGGAGCTGCGCAGGGGATCGGTCGCCGCCACGTCACCGACCGCGAAGACGTCGGGGTGCCCGGGGACCTGGAGTTGTCGCGTCACCCGCACGAACCCACCCTCGTCGAGCAGTTCCGGGGGCAGCCAGTCGGTGTTGGGGCGCACCCGGCCGATCGCCCACAGCACGGCGTCGGCCACCGCCGGTGTCTGGCCGGTGCTCCAGCGCACCGGCTCGCTGGTGATCTCGTCGCCGGTGAAGTCGTCGGTGATCACGGCCCGATGCCCGGGATGCAGGCCCACGCCGAGTTCGGCCAGCCGACCGGCGACGCGTTTCCAGATCCGCGGATGGTACTCACCCAGCGGCCGCTCCGCGGGAAAGTACAGGTCGATCTGCTTGTCCGGCCACGTGGTGGCGATGTTGACGGCGCTGCTGACCGCCGCCGCGCCACCGCCGATGACGATCACCGATCTGGCCGTTGCGACCTGCTCATGTGCCGCGTAGAGGCCGGCACCTATCTCGGCCGCGGACCGCAGAGACGGCTCACGCCAAAAACCGTTGCTGACGCCGGTGGAGATGACCAGGGCGTCATACGGCTCGGCGATCGGCGTGCCATCCTCACGGCGGCCGAACACTTTCCGCCCGTCGAGGTCGACTCCGGTCAGCTCGGCCTGCACCGTCCGGACCCGGTCCAACTTGCGGAACCTGTCGAACGGAATCCAGTAATCCCTTGCCCAATCGTCGGGGCGGGCGAGCCGGACGCCGAGTTCCTGGCCACTGACCAACCCGGGTTTGGCCGAGATCCCAATCACTTCGAAGTGTGGCGCGAGGTGAATCGCGGCCAGCACGCCGACGTCGCCCAGACCCGCGATCACGACCCGCTTGCGGCTCATGCCACCACTTTCCGCGGCGGTCGCGGCACGAAGCGCGACACCCGATCGATGACGCGCTGGTATTCGGGGCGACGGGCCAAGCTGCGTGTCTCCATCATCGGAATACTGGCGCCGAGGAACATGGCCAGCATCGC
It contains:
- a CDS encoding acyltransferase — protein: MPLATSLPDPAVLASDRKRDRAVDVARLTALVVVMFGHCALLLATIDSGGIRIGNLLGAIPAIAPVTWVVQVMPLFFLAGGAAGAYGWHSGSAWGSWLFARAQRLCRPVFWYLAAWTLALVVVRLTVGDESADGLGRECVALLWFLGVYLVVLAFVPALTRLRSGRAAVLTVVGLLVAAYVVDRIRFAVGTPESGVANFLVVWLIPVVIGVAYARGLTSVRAAVAAAVSALTAQVALALAGTYEVSLVVTGAEKVSNVSPPTLLLALHCTWMSCAFVAAAAPIRRWAQRPRVWRAVAVGNGGAMTLYLWHIPAIAIAAVGLNAVGLDAYDVHAPGFWALLALRGVVFAAVMALMFRLLSPLEHRRLPWWDAPVRIAGIGTTVAGGLICIAGIALVLMAKNGLAGADGWVALGGFLAAAAVARVVSREPSARPALPSRSTPSAV
- a CDS encoding nuclear transport factor 2 family protein gives rise to the protein MEIWELVAREQIRDTLARYNWSGDAGRVDDLAATFCVDGLLEIRGSRSLRGRTEIAGFLRGVTADVATTAGAGGKTVVRHILANVRFADLTAEQAHVSSYFTVVTHVGLDHFGRYRDVLVPAEGTWLIKQRTVSTDWAAPASQMARD
- a CDS encoding FAD-dependent oxidoreductase; the protein is MSRKRVVIAGLGDVGVLAAIHLAPHFEVIGISAKPGLVSGQELGVRLARPDDWARDYWIPFDRFRKLDRVRTVQAELTGVDLDGRKVFGRREDGTPIAEPYDALVISTGVSNGFWREPSLRSAAEIGAGLYAAHEQVATARSVIVIGGGAAAVSSAVNIATTWPDKQIDLYFPAERPLGEYHPRIWKRVAGRLAELGVGLHPGHRAVITDDFTGDEITSEPVRWSTGQTPAVADAVLWAIGRVRPNTDWLPPELLDEGGFVRVTRQLQVPGHPDVFAVGDVAATDPLRSSARNRGDGLVARNIRALFADRPLRSFKAPGRRWGSLVGVQSDGLEVFFPTGHAFRFPLWSVEHVVMPLIVRWGMYRGIRENRPFG